In Methanosphaera sp. ISO3-F5, a genomic segment contains:
- a CDS encoding DUF308 domain-containing protein: MEQNKVTGILSIILGLIFIIFPIISTGTISIMMGLSLLFFGLALIFTDFSARNLLIGIIAIIFGLLFMFSINGLSFIIGLQFYIIGIIMIAAGISGIVSPGMSKLTSIMIILLGIIQFALAGLSMAQPLYAAILIGLSLIIQGISVYLNS, translated from the coding sequence ATGGAACAAAATAAGGTAACTGGAATATTATCCATAATCTTAGGATTAATTTTCATCATATTCCCTATTATAAGTACTGGAACAATATCCATTATGATGGGACTAAGCTTATTATTCTTTGGTTTAGCATTAATATTCACTGATTTTTCAGCAAGAAATCTCCTTATTGGAATTATAGCAATAATATTTGGTTTACTATTCATGTTTTCCATTAATGGATTATCCTTCATTATAGGATTACAATTCTATATTATTGGTATAATTATGATTGCAGCTGGTATTAGTGGTATTGTGTCCCCTGGTATGTCTAAATTGACTTCAATAATGATCATACTTTTAGGTATCATACAATTTGCACTTGCAGGATTATCAATGGCTCAACCACTCTATGCTGCAATATTAATCGGTTTAAGTTTAATTATCCAAGGAATAAGCGTATATCTAAACTCATAA
- a CDS encoding DUF4013 domain-containing protein — protein MVFPSKNLGVLAIYSVLSILITVFALGAMVSLMTVFVNFARHFITGTIYLVISLILGFILSGYQISLIKSGINLDEKAPDFKWKKNLHTGIDNLFISIIYYTLPTLIVLMVGCSMNIPRNLMLVSQKAILQANNMTVTGNITASVVNTISPVLNYLVSSLIITFTVAIILFIIATILHSIAQARLANTDNVDEAANIPETINDIKQLGIVNVIGLLVLIVIVTGVIEICLSIIFNFAPYLSILSILVSPYIIFFVQRAIGLLYTDIA, from the coding sequence TTGGTATTTCCATCAAAAAATTTGGGAGTACTTGCAATTTATAGTGTATTGTCTATACTAATAACGGTATTTGCTTTAGGTGCGATGGTTTCATTAATGACTGTGTTCGTTAATTTCGCAAGACATTTTATAACAGGAACAATATATCTGGTAATTTCCTTAATACTTGGATTTATATTGTCTGGATATCAGATATCCCTCATTAAGTCAGGTATTAATTTAGATGAAAAAGCTCCTGATTTTAAGTGGAAGAAGAATTTGCATACTGGTATTGATAATCTTTTCATATCCATTATATATTATACGTTACCTACGCTTATTGTTCTTATGGTAGGATGTTCCATGAATATTCCTCGCAATCTAATGCTGGTTTCACAGAAAGCTATTTTACAAGCTAATAACATGACCGTTACCGGGAATATTACTGCTTCTGTAGTTAATACAATATCTCCAGTGCTTAACTATTTGGTAAGTTCTTTAATAATTACGTTTACTGTTGCTATAATATTATTCATAATTGCTACAATCTTACACAGTATAGCACAGGCAAGATTGGCAAATACGGATAATGTAGATGAAGCTGCAAATATTCCTGAGACAATAAATGATATTAAACAATTAGGTATAGTAAATGTGATTGGATTACTTGTATTAATTGTCATAGTAACTGGTGTTATTGAGATATGTTTAAGTATTATATTCAATTTTGCACCATATTTGTCAATTTTATCAATTCTGGTAAGTCCATACATAATATTCTTTGTTCAAAGAGCGATTGGGTTATTGTACACTGATATTGCATAA
- a CDS encoding YhgE/Pip domain-containing protein, with protein sequence MKKLDLRKQEDDTPRRTLNRVDLQNRRKESERKISDIIKKDIRGFTTNPIVMLVLFAVIILPSLYGLVNIYACWDPYENTHNVEFAIANEDLGSQYNGERVEVGAKVVDSLKDNTKFKWVFVTSDELRRGVHNGTYYAGMIIPKNFSESVVSITTNKPHSAELEYIVNLKTNPVGAKLTDAASKEVYNKLNAEIVSFIDVAALEKLGQLHDGLESGADKMEDGANQLSAGADKVADGANQLTAGANKVASGSDQLASGAKAVSTGANTISVNSVKLANGADQLASGASQVSDGTQQVADKSNEIYKIYQKIKEALIGSVDVSKLADDVDKLDSDTSRIAAELNELDKDTYNLSSNALVVYGGAYNLSDNAAELAVEADNISLRTHNVANRFNDLSNQISQLNEAVKNGESTATIKEILERIDKGMNDTNTKLNDLNTGAHLVSDGSSSVATGANQLADGTRQLAQGSDQLASGASELSSGVHVLSNGTVELASGAELLGYSSASALRNASNEIGFAAEQLSAVSEINQDDASDYFFSPVVLKRHEEFPTNNYGSQVAPFYIVLSMWVGALVTNVMLKTGTSVGTEYKPHEMYIGKLMLFNIMAILQTTVTLIGAGIFGIDISNLLVFVFSCYFVSVVFMTIVYSLTSVFGDVGKGISILLLVFQISGTGGIYPIEIMSELFGWIYSYLPMTHAITIVRESELGLIWANYLPSFAFLLILGIVVILLSILLKQRWDKRTKFFEEKLEESDLFN encoded by the coding sequence ATGAAAAAATTAGATCTTAGAAAACAAGAGGATGACACCCCTCGTAGAACATTAAATAGGGTGGATTTACAAAATCGTCGAAAAGAATCTGAACGTAAAATCTCAGATATAATTAAAAAAGATATACGTGGTTTTACAACAAATCCAATTGTAATGTTAGTATTGTTTGCAGTAATTATATTACCTTCACTGTATGGTCTAGTTAATATTTATGCTTGTTGGGATCCTTATGAAAATACTCACAATGTAGAATTCGCTATAGCTAATGAGGATTTAGGTTCTCAATATAATGGTGAACGAGTCGAAGTAGGAGCAAAAGTAGTTGATTCATTGAAAGATAATACGAAATTTAAGTGGGTCTTTGTCACTTCAGATGAACTTCGACGTGGTGTCCATAATGGAACATATTATGCGGGTATGATTATTCCAAAGAATTTTAGTGAATCTGTCGTATCAATAACTACTAATAAACCTCATTCAGCGGAATTGGAATATATTGTAAATCTAAAAACTAATCCTGTTGGAGCTAAGTTAACAGATGCTGCTTCTAAAGAAGTGTATAATAAGCTTAATGCTGAAATTGTATCATTTATTGATGTAGCTGCTTTGGAAAAGTTAGGTCAATTACATGATGGTTTAGAAAGTGGTGCAGATAAAATGGAAGATGGTGCTAATCAACTTTCAGCAGGAGCAGACAAAGTAGCTGACGGTGCAAACCAATTAACTGCTGGTGCAAACAAAGTAGCTAGTGGTTCTGATCAACTAGCAAGTGGTGCTAAAGCAGTTTCTACTGGAGCCAATACCATATCTGTTAATTCAGTGAAGTTAGCTAATGGTGCTGATCAACTAGCAAGCGGTGCAAGCCAAGTATCTGATGGAACACAACAAGTTGCTGATAAATCAAATGAAATATATAAGATTTACCAGAAAATTAAAGAAGCTCTAATTGGTAGTGTAGATGTCTCTAAATTAGCAGATGATGTGGATAAATTAGATTCTGATACTTCAAGAATTGCTGCTGAGCTTAACGAGTTAGATAAGGACACATATAATCTTTCATCTAATGCATTAGTAGTATATGGTGGAGCATATAACTTATCAGATAATGCTGCAGAATTAGCAGTTGAAGCAGACAATATATCACTTAGAACACATAATGTTGCTAATAGATTTAATGATTTATCTAATCAGATTTCCCAGTTAAATGAAGCTGTTAAAAATGGTGAATCCACCGCAACAATTAAGGAGATTTTAGAAAGAATTGATAAAGGAATGAATGATACCAACACTAAGTTAAATGATTTGAATACTGGTGCACATTTAGTATCTGATGGTTCTAGTAGTGTTGCTACTGGAGCAAATCAACTTGCTGATGGAACAAGACAGTTAGCTCAAGGTTCAGACCAGTTAGCTAGTGGAGCATCTGAACTTTCTAGTGGAGTGCATGTTTTATCAAATGGTACTGTTGAATTAGCTAGTGGGGCAGAATTATTAGGTTATTCTTCTGCGTCTGCATTAAGAAATGCATCTAATGAGATTGGTTTTGCAGCTGAACAATTATCTGCAGTGTCAGAGATTAATCAGGATGATGCTAGTGATTATTTCTTCTCACCAGTAGTCCTTAAAAGACATGAGGAATTCCCGACGAATAATTATGGTTCTCAGGTTGCACCATTTTATATTGTATTATCTATGTGGGTTGGTGCGCTAGTTACTAATGTTATGTTAAAAACAGGTACTAGTGTAGGTACTGAGTATAAGCCACATGAAATGTACATTGGTAAATTAATGTTATTTAATATTATGGCCATATTACAAACAACGGTGACACTAATTGGAGCAGGTATTTTTGGAATTGATATTTCAAATCTGTTAGTATTTGTGTTCTCATGTTATTTTGTATCTGTTGTATTTATGACTATTGTTTATTCATTAACATCCGTGTTTGGTGATGTTGGTAAAGGTATTTCAATATTGTTATTAGTATTTCAAATATCGGGTACGGGTGGTATTTATCCAATTGAGATTATGAGTGAACTTTTCGGATGGATTTATTCTTATTTACCTATGACTCATGCTATAACGATTGTGAGAGAGTCCGAGTTGGGATTAATTTGGGCTAATTATTTGCCGTCGTTTGCATTCCTGTTAATATTGGGAATTGTGGTTATTTTATTATCCATTCTTCTTAAGCAGAGATGGGATAAACGTACTAAGTTTTTCGAAGAAAAACTTGAAGAATCTGACTTATTTAATTAA
- a CDS encoding tripartite tricarboxylate transporter permease, with amino-acid sequence MLGFFVLQSNVGSNLALLSILSGLFSVSNLIYTVNNDSHIPPQKEENSFLVDDKFKRSVFAGSISGCVLGLLPGLGPAQGTLIAQSLTLNKNVSPEEFIITNSGVNISDTLFSLIAIYLINNPRSAISVYVSNILSEVELIHIIFFIFVCLITVSVCCMLSIKVGDWMIDHVLKIDYKKFNLFIIILISSILVFFTICNNGCLWYVILCYVTSISLGLVCNVLDLSKSNLMGVLIVPSILTYLGII; translated from the coding sequence ATTTTAGGTTTTTTTGTTTTACAGAGCAATGTTGGAAGTAACCTTGCACTGTTAAGCATATTATCAGGACTTTTTAGTGTTAGTAATTTAATATATACTGTTAATAATGATTCACATATCCCACCACAGAAAGAAGAAAATAGCTTTTTAGTGGATGATAAGTTCAAGAGGTCTGTATTTGCGGGCAGTATTTCTGGTTGTGTTTTAGGTTTACTTCCAGGTCTCGGACCTGCGCAGGGAACTCTGATTGCTCAGAGTCTTACATTGAATAAGAATGTTAGTCCAGAAGAGTTTATTATTACTAATAGTGGCGTTAATATTTCTGACACTCTGTTTTCTCTGATAGCTATTTATTTAATTAATAATCCTCGTAGTGCTATTAGTGTGTATGTTAGTAATATTCTTAGTGAAGTAGAATTGATTCATATAATATTTTTCATATTTGTATGCTTGATTACTGTTTCGGTATGTTGTATGTTGTCTATAAAAGTAGGGGATTGGATGATTGATCATGTGTTAAAGATTGATTATAAGAAGTTTAACCTTTTTATTATTATTTTGATTTCATCCATTCTGGTATTTTTCACCATTTGTAATAATGGTTGTTTGTGGTATGTTATTTTATGTTATGTGACTAGTATTTCATTGGGTTTGGTTTGTAATGTGTTGGATTTAAGTAAAAGTAATTTAATGGGTGTTTTGATTGTTCCATCAATACTTACTTATCTTGGAATTATATGA
- a CDS encoding RsmD family RNA methyltransferase, translating into MKCNCKTNCIKTKQNILENIDKLYKACPQCHTKTLKKAIPLKRQIKLEKIDKNYKKCKQCGKRHIDIVMAHTLKILIENNQMPETSSIRKTGTPLITPATYLEHLPYLSKETLVLITTNCDKTTAKKIKTEVPEIKAIIKGNTQTTAGKLDENTKTNNYDLLTGCDIRCDIQNTDKGPIILYKQQSKQHIEYPKQESPKIEQLRKILEKYENPTVLDAMSGPGTLGIYALQKNAAHVTFNDINPESIESLKTNLEINQIPKEKYQIYNENILELTKKLEKQYNLGIIDTFPGIDTKKYTEALEKICDEVIII; encoded by the coding sequence ATGAAATGCAACTGCAAAACAAACTGTATAAAAACAAAACAAAACATACTAGAAAACATAGACAAACTATACAAAGCATGCCCACAATGCCACACAAAAACCCTAAAAAAAGCAATACCACTAAAAAGACAAATTAAACTAGAAAAAATAGACAAAAACTATAAAAAATGCAAACAATGTGGAAAAAGACACATAGACATAGTAATGGCACATACACTAAAAATATTAATAGAAAACAACCAAATGCCCGAAACAAGCTCCATAAGAAAAACAGGAACACCCCTAATCACACCAGCAACATACCTCGAACACCTACCCTACCTATCAAAAGAAACACTAGTACTCATCACAACAAACTGTGACAAAACAACAGCCAAAAAAATCAAAACAGAAGTACCAGAAATAAAAGCAATCATCAAAGGAAACACACAAACAACAGCAGGAAAACTAGATGAAAACACAAAAACCAACAACTACGACTTACTAACAGGATGCGACATACGATGTGACATACAAAACACAGACAAAGGACCAATAATACTATACAAACAACAAAGCAAACAACACATAGAATATCCAAAACAAGAATCACCAAAAATAGAACAACTAAGAAAAATCCTGGAAAAATATGAAAACCCAACAGTACTGGATGCAATGAGTGGACCAGGAACACTAGGAATATACGCACTACAAAAAAATGCAGCACACGTAACATTCAACGACATAAATCCCGAATCAATAGAATCACTAAAAACAAACCTGGAAATAAATCAAATACCAAAAGAAAAATATCAAATATACAATGAAAACATACTGGAACTTACAAAAAAACTAGAAAAACAATACAACTTAGGAATCATAGACACCTTCCCTGGCATAGACACAAAGAAATACACCGAAGCACTAGAAAAAATATGTGATGAAGTAATCATCATATAA
- a CDS encoding type II secretion system F family protein: protein MLREVFIKIGSITIIISRRIFGKKENYQKNNTTNIKTETLKEIIKQNQENETKRKINPKYVTPTLFTITLLIISRNSQIILEILILIIIIILFKKNLPKIKEEKRRKEITQKLPYALRQMSTQLKAGIGLYDTMKTITESNYGALSEEFRITLKEIQYGNNYIDSFNKLSQRTKLKSMDKLISQIIRTLNNGGNLADTLNTLADENSYNMRLKYKEYSEKLNAIMLLYMFIAVLLPVISFILLVAATTVMGSIIKPELLLILYLIFFPMIIIFMIIFIKRLEPSLT from the coding sequence ATGTTAAGAGAAGTGTTTATTAAAATAGGTTCAATTACTATTATAATTAGTAGGAGAATCTTTGGAAAAAAAGAAAATTATCAAAAAAATAATACAACAAACATCAAAACAGAAACATTAAAAGAAATAATAAAACAAAACCAAGAAAATGAAACAAAAAGAAAAATAAACCCAAAATATGTGACACCAACACTATTCACAATAACACTACTAATCATATCAAGAAACAGTCAAATAATACTAGAAATACTAATACTAATCATAATAATAATCCTATTTAAAAAAAATCTGCCAAAAATAAAAGAAGAAAAAAGAAGAAAAGAAATAACACAAAAATTACCATACGCACTAAGACAAATGTCAACACAACTAAAAGCAGGAATAGGCTTATACGACACCATGAAAACAATCACAGAAAGCAACTATGGAGCACTATCAGAAGAATTCAGAATAACATTAAAAGAAATACAATACGGGAACAACTATATAGACTCATTTAACAAACTATCCCAAAGAACAAAACTTAAAAGCATGGACAAACTAATCAGCCAAATAATAAGAACACTAAACAATGGAGGAAACCTGGCAGACACACTAAACACACTAGCAGATGAAAACTCATACAACATGAGACTAAAATACAAGGAATACTCAGAAAAACTAAATGCAATCATGTTACTATACATGTTCATAGCAGTACTACTACCAGTAATCTCATTCATACTACTAGTTGCAGCAACCACAGTAATGGGATCAATAATAAAACCAGAACTATTACTAATACTCTACCTAATATTCTTCCCAATGATAATTATTTTCATGATAATATTCATAAAACGACTAGAACCCAGCTTAACCTAA
- a CDS encoding 3'-5' exoribonuclease YhaM family protein: MSKKEEDYIKKFNQTRPITSQFLVKHKEIKRTKTNKPYLELILQDKTGQIVGRMFDKKSYNQYEKMEINKVYNIVGKIQEFPQYSNKYNILIDRILISKKYDEEDFIRKIENHEEHIQYLTNTIKEIKDKELKQVLNAVFNDEEIYNKFIQAPAAKKHHHNYKGGLLVHTNEVIEICKSISTIYENINRDLLITGAILHDIGKIETYDYDSELIEIKQEGIMLEHLFIGGCIIKEKMNNLNISNDTKIAIMHLILSHHGKVDLGWGSSVDPKTVEAIALHQADDMSAKITKFLEI; the protein is encoded by the coding sequence TTGTCAAAAAAAGAAGAAGATTATATTAAAAAATTTAACCAAACCAGGCCAATCACCAGCCAATTTCTTGTAAAACACAAGGAAATAAAACGAACAAAAACCAACAAACCATACCTAGAACTAATACTACAAGACAAAACAGGGCAAATAGTAGGAAGAATGTTTGATAAGAAATCTTACAACCAATACGAAAAAATGGAAATAAACAAAGTATACAACATAGTAGGAAAAATACAAGAATTCCCACAATACTCAAACAAATACAACATACTAATAGACAGAATACTCATATCAAAAAAATATGACGAAGAAGACTTCATAAGAAAAATAGAAAATCACGAGGAACACATACAATACTTAACCAACACAATCAAAGAAATAAAAGACAAAGAACTTAAACAAGTACTGAATGCAGTATTTAATGATGAAGAAATATATAACAAATTTATACAAGCACCAGCAGCAAAAAAACATCATCACAACTACAAAGGAGGCTTATTAGTCCACACAAATGAAGTGATAGAAATATGTAAATCAATATCAACAATATATGAAAACATCAACCGAGACTTACTAATCACTGGAGCAATCCTACACGATATAGGAAAAATTGAAACATACGACTACGACTCCGAACTAATTGAAATAAAACAAGAAGGAATAATGCTAGAACACTTATTTATTGGCGGATGCATCATAAAAGAAAAAATGAACAATTTAAACATTTCAAACGATACTAAAATAGCTATAATGCACCTAATACTAAGCCATCATGGAAAAGTAGACCTAGGATGGGGTTCATCAGTAGATCCAAAAACAGTTGAAGCCATAGCACTACATCAAGCAGATGATATGAGTGCTAAAATTACAAAATTTTTAGAGATATAA
- a CDS encoding CpaF family protein translates to MKLEKNLPIYNTTEKEQLSQREKENYEKLKEEIIELQINNNSINLESEEISQLIKEKPFETEKLINKLNNDLKGYGKIDVLLKDDNLEEIMIIGNNKPVYTYHRTHGMMITDITLTENEIRQTINKIANFIQRKIDKQTPILDARLPDGSRVNATIPPVSADGPTLTIRKFKKDPLTIFDLIKNNTLSAELAAFFWVAVDGLNVRPSNIIIAGGTGSGKTTTLNTVSSFIPSNERIITIEDTLELQIPHEHIIRTETRPPNIENKGEINMNALLKNTLRQRPDRIIVGEVRSSEAVTLFTALNTGHSGMGTLHANSTQETLTRLVNPPMNVPQIMLNSLDFIIMQNRLFHPEKGPVRRITEVAEVVGSENETVQLNKIFEYDYSSDKIKYVAISSNALNEIASMKGLSYKEVMDEIKEREKYLLKNCDNNLGDIHQDKKIINNYYK, encoded by the coding sequence ATGAAATTAGAAAAAAACTTACCAATATACAATACAACAGAAAAAGAACAACTATCCCAAAGAGAAAAAGAAAATTATGAAAAATTAAAAGAAGAAATAATTGAACTGCAAATAAATAATAACTCCATAAATTTAGAATCTGAAGAAATAAGTCAATTAATAAAAGAAAAACCATTTGAAACTGAAAAACTAATTAATAAATTAAATAATGATTTGAAGGGTTATGGAAAAATTGATGTACTGTTAAAGGATGATAATCTTGAAGAAATTATGATAATAGGCAACAATAAACCTGTATACACATACCATAGAACACATGGTATGATGATAACCGACATCACACTAACAGAAAATGAGATTAGACAAACAATAAACAAAATTGCAAACTTTATTCAAAGAAAGATTGATAAACAGACGCCCATACTTGATGCAAGATTACCTGATGGAAGCAGAGTAAATGCCACCATCCCACCTGTAAGTGCCGATGGACCAACTTTAACTATTAGAAAGTTCAAGAAGGATCCTCTTACAATATTTGATTTGATAAAAAACAATACCCTTAGTGCTGAACTTGCAGCATTTTTTTGGGTTGCTGTTGATGGATTAAATGTGCGTCCATCAAATATTATTATTGCGGGTGGTACTGGTTCAGGTAAGACAACTACTTTAAATACTGTTTCATCTTTTATTCCAAGTAATGAAAGGATCATTACAATAGAAGATACCCTTGAGTTACAGATTCCACATGAGCATATTATTAGAACTGAGACTCGTCCTCCCAATATTGAGAACAAAGGCGAGATTAATATGAATGCATTATTGAAGAATACTTTAAGGCAAAGACCGGATAGGATTATTGTGGGAGAAGTTAGATCAAGTGAAGCTGTTACACTTTTTACTGCACTTAATACTGGTCATTCAGGTATGGGAACCTTGCATGCTAATTCCACACAGGAAACATTGACTCGTTTGGTTAATCCTCCGATGAATGTTCCTCAGATTATGCTTAATTCATTGGATTTTATTATTATGCAGAATAGATTGTTTCATCCAGAAAAAGGTCCTGTTAGACGTATTACTGAAGTAGCAGAGGTTGTTGGAAGTGAAAATGAAACCGTTCAGCTTAATAAGATATTTGAATATGATTATAGTAGTGATAAAATTAAGTATGTTGCAATATCTTCTAATGCTTTGAATGAGATTGCTTCTATGAAGGGTTTGTCTTATAAGGAGGTTATGGATGAAATCAAGGAACGTGAAAAATATTTACTAAAAAATTGTGATAATAATTTGGGTGACATACATCAGGATAAGAAAATTATTAACAATTACTACAAGTAA